TTGTCCTCTGGATTCCCGGATCGAATCGCAAAAGGTAAAGTGGGAGGAGGGAAAAGTTTTAAACTTTCCAATGGGAAACTCGCCACCTTAAACACAACATCCATCCAAATCCCAGAATATATTATAGTTTTAGATACTTTTTCTTTCGGCCAAGAAATTTACATCACACAGTATCTTCCAATCGAAGAAATAGAAATTGAGAAATATTTTTCCAATCTCATATCAATCAAGGTTGTTTCAGATCAAAGAACCAACCAAAGAGGGGAATCATTTCTTGTTGTCAAAGAGGAAAGAAATTTAGGAGATTTGGTCTTAGATTCCAAAGAAACAAACCATCCAAACCAAGAGATACTGAGTTTGGCACTGGAAGGATATCTAAATCAATCTTCCCTAGAGGAAGAATGGAAAAAAAATCAGGAGTTAATCCAATTCTACAACCGTGTGAAATTTTTAGAACGACATGAAGTTCTTAATACAAAAACAGATTTCAACCATTTAAAACAAAATTTCAAAGAATGGTTATTTCCTTTTATCAATTTTGATTCTGGAAAACTTTCTTTAGACAGACTCCCTTATTTGGAAGCATTCAAATCCTATGTGGGATATGAAAACTTGAGTTTGATTGATTCAGAGGCGCCAATATCCATCCAAGTTCCTTCAGGATCTAAAATCCCATTGCATTATGATGGAATCGAACCTGAACTTCATGTCAAATTACAAGAGTTATTTGGACTAAAATCCTTGCCGAAACTGGCAAAGGGGAAGGTAAACATTCTCATTCACCTACTCTCCCCTGCAAGAAGGCCAGTGCAAATTACCAAAGATTTAGAAAGTTTCTGGAACCAGGGATACCATGAGGTAAAAAAAGAGTTAAAGGGAAGGTATCCGAAACATCCGTGGCCTGACAAACCTTGGGAAGCAGTTCCTACCAAACATTTAAATCACACCAAACGTTCGTAAGTGGAGACCCAACCTTTTTTATTCACAAAAAATTTAATTTTGCAACTAGGGCAGAGGTAATCTCCCGCTAGTTTCCAACGAAGGAGAGTTTGGCACTCAGGGCAATGGATGGTTTTTTCTTCCGACTTGGGGGTAAGTTCGTTTGCAGGAGTTTCGTTTAAAATCAGAGATTCTAGAGAATGGATACAATCAGATTCCGTTGGATATAAAACGAGAAGGGAAGAAACTTCCTCGGAATCCGGCACTGTCAGCCCAAATCCGGCGACATGGGAGCCTGTTTCTTTGCAGCGTTCAGCCATCTTTCTGATGAATTCCAGACCCACTTCCGTAACTTCTTCGACTTCCGAAAAATCAAGGCAAAAAAGAGAGGGGGAAAGCGTTTCCTCTTTCAATTTTAAATAGAGTTCGGAGCCAATTTCCGCAGAAAATGTTCCCGCTAAGCGGAAAAGAAGTGATTTCAAACAGGTTTTTCCTCTTTTCTATTCTTCGGAAGAGATTCTGTATTTACAAGGAATTTTGTTCCAAATACCCTTATTTATCAGATATGAAATCGATTCCGAGACGATACTGGGTTTTTCCTGTAGACATACTCTTTATGTTCTTGTCGTATTTTCTCGCACACCTTGTGCGTTTTGAAAATATACGATTTTTAGATAATTATCCAGACTTTTGGGTCTGTGCCACAATCGTTGTGGTTTCGCGCAGTTTGGTTTTTTTATTTTCTGGAATATACAGATCTCTTTGGTCCTATGCTTCCTTACACGATCTACTCGCAATCATCAAGGCAACGGTTTTATCGTCTCTAGTTTCCACTCTTGCCCTACTTTTTTATAATCGATTCTATCAACTCTCACGAATGGTGCCTATTTTAGACACACTCATATTACTCGGGTTTTTATGTTTGCGAAGTTTGAGTTGGAGGATGTTAAGAGAACAAATTTTTAGTTCTGAAAAATCCAAACGAGGAACACCTGTGATTCTCGTTGGTGCCGGAAAACTCGGTAGTTCTTTCTTAACAGAGATCAGGCGAAATGTTGACTTAGATTACCAACCCATTGGATTTTTAGATGATAACCTTTCCAAAAAAGGTGGATACATCCAAGGAGTTCCCATTCTAGGATCCACAGACGAAATTGGTAAAGTTCTTGTTCAATACGGTGTAAAAAAAGTGATTATGACCGTACCCCAACCTGACGGGCGTGTGGTGAGTAAACTCAAAAAAGAATGTGAAGGTGCCGGTGTTGATTTTAAAATTTTACCAACGTTTGGTGAGTATTTATCGGCAAAACCAAATATTACACAACTTCGTGAAGTGCAAGTGGAAGACCTTTTAGGCAGGCCCACAGTCGATTTAGAAATTGAATCCATTCGATCTTATTTAGAGAAACGTGTCATCCTTGTTACTGGCGCTGGTGGTTCCATCGGTTCAGAAATTTGTAGGCAAGTGGCTCTTTTTAAACCAAGTGTACTTGTTATTTTAGATGCCGCCGAAACTCCGTTATACGAAATTGATTATGAACTTAGAAAAAGTTTTGCTGATTTAAATATTGATATTCGGCCTGTTGTAGCTGATGTCAAAAACCTTTCTCGTATTTCTGCCGTTTTTGAAGAACATCGCCCTTCTGTGGTTTTTCATTCGGCTGCATACAAACATGTTCCTATGATGGAAATCAATCCATCAGAAGCAGTTTTAAATAACGTAATGGGAACTAAAAATGTAGCAGACGTTTGTCGCCTCATTGGTGTGGATCGTTTTGTTCTCATTTCTACTGACAAAGCTGTAAATCCTGTTAACGTAATGGGAGCTTCAAAACGTGCCGCCGAAATTTACCTGCAACATATTTCTCAAAATTCAAGGACTAAATTCATTACAGTTCGATTTGGGAACGTCCTCGGTTCTAATGGAAGTGTGATCCCACGTTTCAGAGAACAAATCAAACGTGGTGGTCCAGTTACTGTGACTCATCCGGAAGTCATTCGATACTTTATGACCATCCCTGAAGCCACACAACTTGTGTTACAGGCTGGAAGTATGGGAGAACATGGAGAAATTTTCCTTTTGGATATGGGAGAACCTGTCAAAATTTTATCTTTAGCAGAAGAGATGATTCGTCTTTCAGGTTATACTCCTCACAAAGATATTGCCATTGAGTTTTCTGGGCTACGTCCAGGTGAAAAGTTATACGAAGAACTTCTCCTAAACCAAGAAGGGATTAAAAAAACTCACCATCCAAAAATTCGAATTGCTGCCCCTTTAGAAAACTATAACCTACTTCTTTTCCAGAACAAACTAAACCGATTATTTTCGCTTGCAAAAGCCAATAAAAATAGAGAAATTTTCGGAGCATTCAAAGACATTATCCCTGAATATAAAATCCACGATGAATATATCGAGTGGGAAAAAACTTCACATGGTAAAAGGAATTTATGAGTCAAAACCTCACGCAGGAAGAAATCACAACATTACGTGAGTTTAAAAGAGATTTATTCAATCTTTATTGGGAACGGTTTGGAGTATTTTATATCCATGTAATGCCACATCCAAAATTAGAAATTGGTAAACGTGGTTTACTCAATGCAGAAAAAGAATCTGGCATCGTACTCGTGTTTGGTGACAAAGCTGTAAAAGTTTTAGATAGCAAACCAGATTACTTGTTTGCAGAACTTCAATTTGGGTCCGCTTGGGAACCTACTGTGATTCCTTGGGATGCAGTATTTCGTATTTACGATAAGTTTCAAAATTCCGCAACTCAACTCAGATTTTTGCAAGTGGAAGTGGCACCTGGTGCAGAAGAAACCAATACGAAACCTAAAGTGGCAAAACCTGAGATTACAGGGGATGGGAATGTGATACGTGTTGATTTTGGAGGGAAACGAAACGAATGAATTTTTTTACCATCACTAGAGGAGACCTCGACGGTTTTTTTGGCCTCATGGTAGACAACCTCATCCAAATTTTGGTACTATCTGCCCTTTGCATCGGAGTTTGTGGTTTCCCCCTGATTTTTGTTACCTCCGTAGTTTTACCGGGAGCAGCCGTCTCTTTACTTGTTGGCAATGTATTTTATGCATGGCAGGCTTGGAAATTAGGTCAAAAAACAAAACGAACTGATGTTACCGCCATTCCTTATGGAATTAATACTGTTTCCCTTTTTGCATTCGTATTTTTTGTTATGTTCCCCACCTATCAAGCAACAGGTGATTATATTGCCGCTTGGAAAGCAGGTCTACTCGTTTCTTTTATATCTGGCTGTATTGAAGTCATAGGTTCTTTTGTTGCTGCCAAAATTCGTAAATATACACCTAGAGCCGCATTACTTTCTGCTTTAGCAGGAATTGCCATCACATTTATATCGATGGACTTTTTACTTCGAACTTTCGAAAGACCAATTATCGCCCTTATTCCGTTAGGCGTTATTTTGTTACAATACTTTGGGAAAGTTCGTTTTCCTTTTGGAATTCCCGGTGGATTACTTTCCGTTGTTCTAGGAATTCTATTATCTTTCCTTTCTGGTTTTTGGGGAGATCCCGTTTACAAACCGGGAGCTGTCCAAAGTGGGTTAGAAACTCTGGGGATTTATTTCCCAAAACTTTCCCTAAGCCCCCTACTTGATACTCTAACCTACGCCAACGTAAAAGCTTACTTTTCTGTCATCCTTCCGATGGGAATTTTTAATGTGATTGGTTCTCTCCAAAATATTGAATCGGCGGAAGCCTCAGGCGATAGTTTTGATACAAAAACCTCTCTCCTTGTGAATGGTCTTGGGACTCTGGCGGGCACTGCCTTTGGTTCCCCATTCCCTACTACGATTTATATTGGTCACCCAGGTTGGAAGGCACTTGGAGCTAAACATAGTTATTCGATGTTATCAGGAGTATTTATGACTTTCGTAAGTTTATTTGGACTTATGGGACTCATCCAAGCTCTCATTCCCATAGAAGCCGGAATGGCCATTGTACTTTGGATAGGAATTGTGATCACAAGCCAAGCCTTCCAGGCGATTCCCAAACACCATTCTCCTGCTGTCGTTGTTGGACTTTTACCAGCCTTTGCTGGTTGGGCAGTCCTTATCATCCAAAATGTTTTTATCTTTTTAGATGGAAAATTACAGTCAACCTTACAAGAGTTAGGTGTGAAGCAAACAATTCATTTTTCTTTATCAGACATTCCTCCTCATTTACCTTTTCTTCCTTATGCACTAAGCGGTTTACTTGCCTTGTCACAAGGATTTCTTATCACTTCCATGATTTGGTCGGCGATGGTAGTTTTTGTTTTAGAAAGAGAGTGGAACCGCGCCGCCATTTGGGCAATGATTGCTGCAGTCCTTTCCATGATCGGCTGGATTCATGCCTATGAACTACAAGGGAATGCCATTCTCAACCGGTTTACAGAATTAGCAAACTTTGACTTTCCGATTGCCTATTTATCCCTAACTACCTTATTTTTATTGGTTTGGTTCCTGGATGCCAAAGGAAAAGCGGGAAAATTAGAACATTAATTTGCTTGTAATCTTTTGATAAAACAAGTACTGTTTTAGTCTAATGAATAGGTCTTACAAAGGACCGTAAGGAGAACAATTTCCTATGACTTGGATCAAACGAATCGGTTTTTTCCTGTTAACCAATATTTTGATTATGACTACCATCTCCATCGTGACCACATTACTTGGTTCGATGGGATTTAGTATCCGCGCCTATGGTTTGGATCTAACTAGACTCATTGTATTCTGTTTAATGTGGGGTATGGCGGGATCTTTTATTTCGCTCTTACTTTCAAAAATGATGGCAAAATGGACGATGGGCGTAAAAGTCATCGATCCGAAAAAAGCTTCCGCTCCTGAGATGGATGTATATCGTCGTGTGCAATCACTCGCACAAAGAGCCCACCTTCCTATGCCAGAAGTGGGGATTTACGAATCTCCTGAAGTGAATGCGTTTGCAACAGGCCCAAGTAAATCGAGTGCACTCGTTGCGGTATCTACGGGACTTCTTGGTCGTATGAATGCCCAGGAACTAGAAGGTGTGCTTGCTCACGAATTGTCACACGTTGCCAATGGTGACATGGTGACACTCACTCTGATCCAAGGTGTTGTGAACTCCTTTGCTATGTTTTTCTCTCGTATCATTGCCTACATCGCATCAAACGCAGTGAAAGAAGAGATGGCACAAATCGTAAGAATTGTTGTCACGATAGCACTAGACATTGTTTTCTCGATCCTTGGTTCGATGGCAGTGGCTTACTTCTCACGCCAAAGAGAATTCCGTGCTGATGCTGGTGGCGCCAAACTTGCGGGAAGAGAGTCCATGATTTCTGCATTGGAATCACTTCGTCAAATGGTGGAGATGCCCGAAGATCCAAGAGGAGAGGCTTTGGCTTCCCTTAAAATATCTTCCAACAAAGGGGGGTTTCTTTCCCTATTTGCAACTCACCCTGCCTTAGAAGAAAGAATCTTAGCTCTCAAACAAATGAGATAAAAGTTTCAAAAGATACAGTATTTACGGTATCTCAAAAGGAAAGGTCGGCAATTTGCCGGCCTTTTTTTATTGCAAAGGCCTAGTCTTCTTTGGTTTCATCCTATTATGTCCATTGTTAAATCAAAGATTCGTACCATTCCCGATTACCCGAAACCAGGAATTCTTTTTCGAGATATTACTTCCCTTCTCATTGATCCGGAAGGTTTCCAACTCACCATTGGAATGTTTGTAGAACGATACCAAAATGCTAAATTGAATAAAATCGCTGCCATTGATGCCCGTGGTTTTATTCCCGGTGCTGCCCTTGCCTTCCAACTCGGCGTAGGATTTGTTCCTATTCGCAAAAAAGGAAAATTACCTGGAACCACAATCTCTGAATCCTATGCTTTGGAATACGGGGTAGACCACGTAGAAATTCATACAGATGCCATTAGTCCTGGCGATAGAGTGTTGATTATGGATGATTTAATTGCAACAGGTGGGACTTTAGAAGCATCGATAAAACTCATTCAAAACCTAAAAGGTGTGATTCATGAATGTTCAACTATCATCAACTTGCCAGACTTAGGTGGTGCGAAACGAATTAAAGACACTTATGGGATCGACGTATTTTCTATTTGCGAATTTGAAGGACACTGATTCGAAAAACCAAAAAGAAGATTCATTAAAAAGGGTTTTGATTAGGATACAGACTTCCAATCAGAACTCTTTGTTTTATCCACTCGGATACTTACTTCGTTACCTAGAAAATTCCACCTCACCACAAATAATTTTTTTAAAATATGAATACCCCTTCCCCCAGTGATCAATTTCCGATCTGATTCTGTAGGACTGGGAACATGTCTTGGATTAAATCCTTTACCACTATCAATCACATAAACATCGATATACTGACGTGATTCAAATACATGGACGGTAATGATATCGTCTTCTCTTTTGCCTCCGTGTTCTAAGGCATTGTCCAGGGTTTCATCAACAAGAATCTGAAACCAAAAACTATCCATGATTTGGCGCCAATTCCTTTTGTCATACAAACTCCAAAGTTTTTCTTTGGTGAGTCTAGAATGTGATCTTGTCGCAAGAATTTGATCTTCAAATATCTTTGTGGTTCTTTCAAAAATAAACGAAAACGGATGGGTCAAATAACTTTCTGTGAACGAATAATGAAATAAAAAGACAGTAAAACAAGAAAGGAATAATAAATTTAAGAATAGAAAAAAGTGTAAAAAATACTTAGTTGTAAGTGGAATCCAGGTTGGGAAAAAACATAGAAAAATAAAAAATACACAAGTTAAAAAAGTAACAAAATAAATGTATTCCATGAATTTTTGAATAGCTGGAAAATTATACTGTAGTTTAGCAATGATTAGGTAAGAAAAAGCTAAAAAAGCCAGCACATAATAAGTGTTATAATAGTACTTTAGTAAAATTAAACTGGCCATTGGGTATACTTCGTTTAGAAGACCCAAATCTATAAATAATAACATAATCCCCATACCTAATACAAAGGAACAAATGACTACCAAACGAGGAAAGTTACGAAAGAAAGTGGGGAACTGTAATCCAAAATAAAGTAAGATAAAAGATTCAAATACAAGGTATGTGGAGATAGTATGAGGTTGGTTTAAGATGGAATTTTCTAAGAACAAAGTGTCGCCAAGAATTGTCAAATCACCGAAACAGAAAAAAGCCGCGAGAACTGAAAAACTTGTTTTCATCCTTGTCCGAGGATTCTTTCTAAAGGAAACAATACCGGCGATCAGTGAAAAAAAGGCGGTAACTCCGAATATAATGGATTCAAACAAACTCATGCAAAAACAGAAAAAAATTCTCCACTACCCATCTCTCTTTGCGAGTACTATTTTATTTTTTATTAGTTTATTCCTAATCCCACTGGGAGCCGAAGAATCCAGACAATCCATTGACGAAATCAGGAAATCTGTAGTCCAAATCCGAGTGTTTTCACAAGCAAAAGATCCTTTCTCTCCTTGGATGTCCTCAGGAATCTCCGCATCGACTGGCTCTGGTTTTTTGATTTCCAAAAACCGCATCCTTACCAATGCACATGTGGTATCCAATGCCAAATTTATGGAGACCCAACGGAACAACCAAACGGAGTGGTACGAATTAAAAGTATTATTTATAGCGCATGATTGTGATTTGGCGCTTCTTGAAGTTTCTGACCCAGAATTTTATAATGACAGCAACTATTTAGAACTGGGAACTTTACCAGAACTTGCAAGTCCTGTAGACATCGTGGGTTACCCAATTGGTGGAAACAAAATTTCTGTTAGTCGAGGAATTGTGTCTCGAATTGAACAATCAACCTATGCTCATTCCCAAATTGATAGCCATTTGGTCGTACAAGTAGATGCTGCCATCAATCCAGGAAATTCTGGTGGCCCAGCCATTCAAAATGGGAAAGTTGTAGGAGTTGCATTCCAAGCATCCACTAAAGGAGAAAATATAGGTTATATTATTCCAACAGCGGTAATCCAACATTTTCTAAAAGACATTGAAGATGGAATTTATCACGGTTATGTTGAATTAGGAATCCAAACACAATCCTCTTTTTCAGAATCACATAGACAATTCTATGGAATTCCCAATACTGAAGAAGGAGTATTTGTTACAAAAGTATTAAGCCAAGGATCGGCGGATGGACATTTAAAACCTGGGGATTATTTAACAGCTATTGATGGACGTAAAATTGGTAGGAATGGAAATCTATTAGAATCAAATTCTATAGATTTTTTGGAAATCGTAGACAATAAATTTGCGGGAGAAGAGATACAATTTGATCTGATTCGTGATAAAAAAAAGATGAAGGTAAAATTTGCGGCAAAAAAAATGCCACAAATGGAAAACCAAAGAGCAAGGTATGGAATGAACTACGACTATCTTGTGTTTGGTGGACTAGTATTTCAAACTGTAAATAGAGATTTATTGGAAGCCTGGAGTAAAAATGGACAAACCCAAGGGGGAAGCCTCCTTGTTTATCGATTTTATGATGCCACTACTCTTTCCGTTGGACAATCAGAGGATGTTGTATTATATAGAAAGTTACCACATCCGATCAATTCCAACTCCGATTTTTATTTAAATATGGTAGTGGAATCTTTAAATGGTGTTAGGGTTAAAAACTTAAATCATTTAAAAGAATTGGTGGAGTCTTCCAAAGAAAAAACCTTACGAATCCAATTTTATGGAATCCAATTACCTATGATTATGGATCGAGAAGAAGCAGAACGTGCTGACCTTGAAATAAAAAAATCCTACCACTTAACAGGAAATTAATCCTATGCCTTTTTTTAAACTAAATTCAAAACTAACATTTGTATTACTGCTCTTATGTATTGGTCCGATATTTGGAAAATCAATTCCAGTAGTGCCAACCGACAACTCCATTCTCCAGGTAAAAGTGACGGTTCAATATCCACATTTCATTCAACCTTGGAGATTTAAAAATCCAGAGGTTCGCCAATCCACTGGGATCTATGTTGGTGATCAAAAAGTATTAATCCCTGCTCAAGCAGTTTATTTTTACACAAGCATTGAAATTAAAAAGCCAGATTCTCTGAAAGTTTTTACAGCAGAACTGGAAAGATTAGATCCAGATTTGGGACTTGCCATTCTAAAGTTCAATGATCTGAATGCTGCAAAAGACCTCAAACCAGTCACATTCCCCAGTGAAATTTTTTTACCGGGGACAGCCCTTGTCATGGAAAGTAAAGACCAAAGAAGTTTGGAAGAGAAAAAAATTAGAATGATTCGTTTAGATATGGATTCATATTCTAGTGGTTACACAGAACTTCCCTATATCGAAGTACAATCGGAAGACAAACTAGATGGTGTGGGAGAACTAATTGTAGATACAACCGCACGTATACCGCAAGGTATACTATACCAATTTAAAGAAAACAACATGGGTAGAGTGATACCTTCTTTTGCAATCCAACATTTTATTGAGGGTAAATCATTTCCTTTCAAAGGTTTCCGTTTCAAACCTCTGATCGATAGTGCTACAAGAAATTATTATGGATTAAGAAAAGATGACCTTGGTGTTTTAGTAGCAGAGATTTATCCAGGTTCTTCTGCAGATGGGATTTTACAATTAGAGGATGTATTACTCGAAGTTGCCAATTTTAAAATAGATCCTAAAGGTTATTTTGATCACCCCAAGTTTGGGAAACTCAATTTATCTTATTTGTTCCATAATACCAATGATAACGACTCTCCTTTTGAAAAAAAAATTAAACTAAAAGTATTTAGAAACAAAAAGCCAGTTTCACTCGAAATGGATTTAAAACCGTTACCTGAATCTGCTATCCGCATTCCTTACGGAAATTCAAGATTCCAAACTCCCAAGTATTTAATGTTAGCTGGATTGATTTTTCAAGAATTGTCAGAACAATACCTAACAGAACATGGTAACCAATGGAGAAATCGCGTTAATAAAGAGCTTCTTTATCTCAATGATTTTTACCGGATTAAAAGGAACGCCAACGAAGGGAAAATTGTGTTTTTATCCCAAGTATTACCTCTTTCCGGGAATAAAGCATATCATACGGCAAACCAAATGATTTTAAAAACTATGAATGGGATACAAATCCAATCTTTGGATCAATTGCAAACATTAGTAAAAGAGTCAAATTCTCCCTACATTCATTTTGTGACAAATGATGGTTTTGAAATGATATTTAAAAAAGAAGAAATACAAAAACTAAACGCAGAAGCAAAACAAAGTTTTCAAATCCAGAAGGATTCTAATTTTTAGAATCCAACTTGGTAACTTAACTGCCTAGAAATCAGTAAAACTTTGATTAGAAATAAAACTAAAATCATAAGAGTCATTAAGATATATTCTTGTTTTCGAATGGTTTTATCTTCATTCACTAATAACAATAAAACAGGAATCGACAAGGTAAACATGCGGGAAACGTTTTCATAAACTGACCAAAAATGATAATACCCAGCAGTTCCCACCATAAACATAATTAACAAAAATGAAATTCGGAATTCCCAACCCTTTCGAATTTGTCCTGTGAATGGTAAAAATAATCCTAAAAAAAATAATATAACTAAAGGAAATCTGGATAATAACCGCGCGAGATCTTTCCAATGAGATCCACCACCTAACA
This portion of the Leptospira montravelensis genome encodes:
- a CDS encoding NCS2 family permease, with protein sequence MNFFTITRGDLDGFFGLMVDNLIQILVLSALCIGVCGFPLIFVTSVVLPGAAVSLLVGNVFYAWQAWKLGQKTKRTDVTAIPYGINTVSLFAFVFFVMFPTYQATGDYIAAWKAGLLVSFISGCIEVIGSFVAAKIRKYTPRAALLSALAGIAITFISMDFLLRTFERPIIALIPLGVILLQYFGKVRFPFGIPGGLLSVVLGILLSFLSGFWGDPVYKPGAVQSGLETLGIYFPKLSLSPLLDTLTYANVKAYFSVILPMGIFNVIGSLQNIESAEASGDSFDTKTSLLVNGLGTLAGTAFGSPFPTTIYIGHPGWKALGAKHSYSMLSGVFMTFVSLFGLMGLIQALIPIEAGMAIVLWIGIVITSQAFQAIPKHHSPAVVVGLLPAFAGWAVLIIQNVFIFLDGKLQSTLQELGVKQTIHFSLSDIPPHLPFLPYALSGLLALSQGFLITSMIWSAMVVFVLEREWNRAAIWAMIAAVLSMIGWIHAYELQGNAILNRFTELANFDFPIAYLSLTTLFLLVWFLDAKGKAGKLEH
- the htpX gene encoding protease HtpX translates to MTWIKRIGFFLLTNILIMTTISIVTTLLGSMGFSIRAYGLDLTRLIVFCLMWGMAGSFISLLLSKMMAKWTMGVKVIDPKKASAPEMDVYRRVQSLAQRAHLPMPEVGIYESPEVNAFATGPSKSSALVAVSTGLLGRMNAQELEGVLAHELSHVANGDMVTLTLIQGVVNSFAMFFSRIIAYIASNAVKEEMAQIVRIVVTIALDIVFSILGSMAVAYFSRQREFRADAGGAKLAGRESMISALESLRQMVEMPEDPRGEALASLKISSNKGGFLSLFATHPALEERILALKQMR
- a CDS encoding ATP-binding protein gives rise to the protein MKTSFSVLAAFFCFGDLTILGDTLFLENSILNQPHTISTYLVFESFILLYFGLQFPTFFRNFPRLVVICSFVLGMGIMLLFIDLGLLNEVYPMASLILLKYYYNTYYVLAFLAFSYLIIAKLQYNFPAIQKFMEYIYFVTFLTCVFFIFLCFFPTWIPLTTKYFLHFFLFLNLLFLSCFTVFLFHYSFTESYLTHPFSFIFERTTKIFEDQILATRSHSRLTKEKLWSLYDKRNWRQIMDSFWFQILVDETLDNALEHGGKREDDIITVHVFESRQYIDVYVIDSGKGFNPRHVPSPTESDRKLITGGRGIHILKKLFVVRWNFLGNEVSIRVDKTKSSDWKSVS
- a CDS encoding adenine phosphoribosyltransferase, coding for MSIVKSKIRTIPDYPKPGILFRDITSLLIDPEGFQLTIGMFVERYQNAKLNKIAAIDARGFIPGAALAFQLGVGFVPIRKKGKLPGTTISESYALEYGVDHVEIHTDAISPGDRVLIMDDLIATGGTLEASIKLIQNLKGVIHECSTIINLPDLGGAKRIKDTYGIDVFSICEFEGH
- a CDS encoding PDZ domain-containing protein: MPFFKLNSKLTFVLLLLCIGPIFGKSIPVVPTDNSILQVKVTVQYPHFIQPWRFKNPEVRQSTGIYVGDQKVLIPAQAVYFYTSIEIKKPDSLKVFTAELERLDPDLGLAILKFNDLNAAKDLKPVTFPSEIFLPGTALVMESKDQRSLEEKKIRMIRLDMDSYSSGYTELPYIEVQSEDKLDGVGELIVDTTARIPQGILYQFKENNMGRVIPSFAIQHFIEGKSFPFKGFRFKPLIDSATRNYYGLRKDDLGVLVAEIYPGSSADGILQLEDVLLEVANFKIDPKGYFDHPKFGKLNLSYLFHNTNDNDSPFEKKIKLKVFRNKKPVSLEMDLKPLPESAIRIPYGNSRFQTPKYLMLAGLIFQELSEQYLTEHGNQWRNRVNKELLYLNDFYRIKRNANEGKIVFLSQVLPLSGNKAYHTANQMILKTMNGIQIQSLDQLQTLVKESNSPYIHFVTNDGFEMIFKKEEIQKLNAEAKQSFQIQKDSNF
- a CDS encoding ClpXP protease specificity-enhancing factor SspB, which gives rise to MSQNLTQEEITTLREFKRDLFNLYWERFGVFYIHVMPHPKLEIGKRGLLNAEKESGIVLVFGDKAVKVLDSKPDYLFAELQFGSAWEPTVIPWDAVFRIYDKFQNSATQLRFLQVEVAPGAEETNTKPKVAKPEITGDGNVIRVDFGGKRNE
- a CDS encoding polysaccharide biosynthesis protein; translation: MKSIPRRYWVFPVDILFMFLSYFLAHLVRFENIRFLDNYPDFWVCATIVVVSRSLVFLFSGIYRSLWSYASLHDLLAIIKATVLSSLVSTLALLFYNRFYQLSRMVPILDTLILLGFLCLRSLSWRMLREQIFSSEKSKRGTPVILVGAGKLGSSFLTEIRRNVDLDYQPIGFLDDNLSKKGGYIQGVPILGSTDEIGKVLVQYGVKKVIMTVPQPDGRVVSKLKKECEGAGVDFKILPTFGEYLSAKPNITQLREVQVEDLLGRPTVDLEIESIRSYLEKRVILVTGAGGSIGSEICRQVALFKPSVLVILDAAETPLYEIDYELRKSFADLNIDIRPVVADVKNLSRISAVFEEHRPSVVFHSAAYKHVPMMEINPSEAVLNNVMGTKNVADVCRLIGVDRFVLISTDKAVNPVNVMGASKRAAEIYLQHISQNSRTKFITVRFGNVLGSNGSVIPRFREQIKRGGPVTVTHPEVIRYFMTIPEATQLVLQAGSMGEHGEIFLLDMGEPVKILSLAEEMIRLSGYTPHKDIAIEFSGLRPGEKLYEELLLNQEGIKKTHHPKIRIAAPLENYNLLLFQNKLNRLFSLAKANKNREIFGAFKDIIPEYKIHDEYIEWEKTSHGKRNL
- a CDS encoding S1C family serine protease → MPAISEKKAVTPNIMDSNKLMQKQKKILHYPSLFASTILFFISLFLIPLGAEESRQSIDEIRKSVVQIRVFSQAKDPFSPWMSSGISASTGSGFLISKNRILTNAHVVSNAKFMETQRNNQTEWYELKVLFIAHDCDLALLEVSDPEFYNDSNYLELGTLPELASPVDIVGYPIGGNKISVSRGIVSRIEQSTYAHSQIDSHLVVQVDAAINPGNSGGPAIQNGKVVGVAFQASTKGENIGYIIPTAVIQHFLKDIEDGIYHGYVELGIQTQSSFSESHRQFYGIPNTEEGVFVTKVLSQGSADGHLKPGDYLTAIDGRKIGRNGNLLESNSIDFLEIVDNKFAGEEIQFDLIRDKKKMKVKFAAKKMPQMENQRARYGMNYDYLVFGGLVFQTVNRDLLEAWSKNGQTQGGSLLVYRFYDATTLSVGQSEDVVLYRKLPHPINSNSDFYLNMVVESLNGVRVKNLNHLKELVESSKEKTLRIQFYGIQLPMIMDREEAERADLEIKKSYHLTGN